The genomic DNA CCGAGTTGAAGGCAGCGGATGCCGCGCCCTATCTGCGTACACTCGTAACCGGACGAGGCGACGAGATCACGTGGGACGAAGACGAGCTGCATCAGGATGAGTGGGACGACTGGCTGGACACCCAAATCGCAGCCATCAAGGCGTTGGGCCAGATGGGGGATGCAGCCGCGATTGAACCCATTGTCGTAGCCTTGATGGACGAAGATGGGCAGGAGTTGGGCGATGTTGCCTGCGAGGCTTTGGGACGGATTGGCGTACCAGCCGTGCCAACTCTGGGCGTTTTCACACAGTCTTCAAACCGCCGCTTGCGCCACCGCGCCCTACGTACCCTGGCGACGATTGGTGGTGAAGAAGCCGAAGGTCTTCTGCGCAAGGCTTTGAATGATAAGGATGGCGCTGTTCGTCTGATTGCCTATGAGGCACTGATGCCCAACGATCCGGTTCTGGTCGAGCAGGCATTGACGGACTCTGTGGAAGAAATTCGGATTGCCGCGCTCAATCAGTCCGGTTTGTCGGAACCCGAACTGCTGGATCGTATGATGCGTGACCCCGGCGCCAAGGTTCAAATGGCGCTGATCGATCGACTGGATCGTAGCCAGCCTATCGCGGATCAGGAAGACTTGCGCTGGCAAGTGCTGGACTTCCTTGCCACCGGTCAACAGCCCGAGGTCTCGGCGCAGGCGTTGGGCCTGTTGTCAGCTTTGGCGCCGACTTTGGTGGCGGATCGCCTGAATGCGCTTTTTTCTGTTGAAAGCGATGACCTCAAGGCTGAGCGCCTGCAATGGGCTATCGTGGATGCTCTTGCGACTTCGCCCCTGCGCGAAGCGGCTGAATGGTTGCAGCGTGCATGTCGCTCGCCCTTCCGGTCCGTTCGGCTCAAGGCTGTGGCGTCTCTTGCCTTGATCGTTACTGACATGGATCGCCCGCATGTAAATCAACAACAGGGACGCGAGTTGCTGTTGTCCTACGCATTGGCGCCTATGCCGGTTGCAATAGAAGAGGAAGAAAAAGACGCTCCGCTAACCGACATCGCCGCGTTGCAAGACGCGGGTCTTGATGTGTCAGAAGGCGGTGAGAATGGCCCGACATCCAGCCTCGGTGCGATCTTGGGTCATGATGCTATTGCTGCTGAAATGACACAAGAGGCCGCGGAAGACGACGTCCAGCCGCTTAGCCCGCGCGAACAAGCTCTGTTGGCCAAGGCGACCCGTCATCCCAAACGCCGTCGCGTGGCGTTGGACGACGATGCCGAGGCGTTAGAAAGGGAAACTCGCATGTCTGCCATCCGCCTGTTGGGCGAAATTCGCGGGATGCAGATCATGCTTGCTCAGATTGCCAAGGACCCCGAAACCGACATAGCACAACACGCCTTTGCAGCGCTTGGCGTTTCAATTGTGCGCAACGGGCTAGAGCTGGGCGAAGCGCAACTGGTCGACCTGATCACTCAGGGGCTTTCGCACACAGATTCCACCCTTTCACTGCAAGCGTTGAAATTGCTGCAAAAGGCCGATCTGCCACCGCAAGACGCGCTGAGAGGTAAGTTGCGGGCGATGATAAAAACCGGAGATACTGCCTTTCGTATCGACGCCATGCACGTCCTAACCCAATGGGATGGCACCCCGGACGTGGCGCGTAGCCTGCTGGATGACATCTCGGCCCCGGTACGGCAAGCAGCGATGCGTCTTTTGTCGGTGACAGCACCGGATCAGGCAGGCGCTGCCATTGTGCCGTTCCTTCTGGCCAACCCCGAGCAGCGAATCCTGACCTATGTCAAAGACGACGCCCCTGCGGTGATGTCCATTGGTCGCCAATTGCTGACCGAGTTGCGCGACGAAGACCACCGCGCCGAATGGCCGGTGATGATAAGCGCGCTGGCCGATTTGTTGGGGGAACCTTCACGGGCGGCCTGAACCCGGAGGGACAGATGACACTTTCGCTGAAACCATGTGCAGCGATATTGGCATTGGCATTTGCTCCTGTCGCGCAGGCCGAGGATGTTCCCGAGGTTGCCGTTGTGCATCAGATCATCGATTTGAACGCCGATACCCCGGCGCATACCTTTCGGTTTGAGCCGAACCTGTTGCGTGTACCCGCCGGTGCAACCGTGCGTTTCAAGGGGTCGACCGGGCGTCACACGGTAACGTCGATTATCCGAATGATCCCCGTCGGAGCCCGTAGTTTCGAGATCAGGGGCAAGCCCGAGATGGACCTGACCTTCGAGAAAGAGGGCGTCTATGGTATTCGCTGCCGCGTGCATGGCCGACACGGAATGGTGATGCTGCTGGTTGTTGGCGATCCCAACTCGAACCTGGAAGAAGCGCGCGCCTATCTGCCCAAGCTCGGTGAGGCTGAGCAGGCTGGATTTGAAGCGCTGTTCGAACAATTGGAGAACCAAAATGGCTGATGGATGCGCTTGTGACCGCCACGCTCATATGTACCTGTCCGTCGAGCAGGCACTGAATCGCGGCTTGGCCGTCTCTGATCCGTTGACCGACACGGAAACATTACCGTTGATCCAAGCGATCGGACGGGTGCTGGCAGAGGACTGCACCAGCAAGGTCGACATGCCAGCCTTCGATAATTCGGCAATGGACGGCTATGCGGTTCGGACTCATGATCTGGGCGACGGTCCGCTGTTCGATTTGCCGGTTGGCGGGCGCATTGCAGCGGGAGACAGCGGTGCGCATTCGGCCCCGCTGGGCAGTGCCCTGCGTATCTTCACCGGCGCGCCGGTTCCAAGCGATTTCGACGCGGTGTTGATGCAGGAAGATTGCGACGTCACAGAGAACGGCATCCGGTTCGCCCGCCGGCCGAAACCGGGGCAGCATATCCGCAGGGTGGGCGAAGATCTGAAGGCAGGCGCCCCGATCCTGCGTCGGGGATGCGAGATTACTGCACGAGAAGCCGCAGCCCTGGCCTCTGCCGGGTATGGTGCGGTGAATGTGGTGCGCAAGCTGAAGGTTACGATCTTTTCAACGGGAAGCGAGTTGAAACAGCCGGGTGACGATCTCGGGCCTGGTCAGATCTACAACTCGAACCGCTATATGCTACGGGCGTTGTTGGACAAGCCCTGGATCGATTTGACCGATAAGGGCCCGGTCGAAGATGACCCGGCCTTGTTGGAGCAGGTTTTGCGTGATGCGTGTGAGACATCTGATCTGATCATCACGACCGGCGGTGTTTCGGTTGGGGATGAAGACCACATGCCACGCTTGTTTGAGGCGATCGGCGGCCGGACCGAAGTGATGAAGGTTGCGATGAAGCCCGGCAAACCGATCATGTTCGGACGGCGCGGGGATGCTCTTTATGTCGGGTTGCCAGGCAATCCAGTGTCGGCCTATGTGACCTGGCAAATTATCGGATCGCAAATGATGGCAAGACGAGCCGGATTGCATCGCGCACCTCAAGTGCCGGAACAAGCGGTTCTGGCGGAACCGCTGCAACGCCGCGCTGGCCGGCAAGAATACCGACCGGTCCAGATCGAAGGCTTTTCGGCAGATGGCGCGCCGCGCCTGCGGCTGATGGCCCCGTCCTATAGCGGGCGGGTCGCGTTGCTGGCGCAGGCCGACGGCTTGGCGGTCATCCCGGCCGAAACCGAAACAATGTCCCCAGGGCAGGGGCTGGGCTTTCTAAGGTTCTGATGTCGCACGTTATGCTGAAAACTGTTACCGCTCGCGGCTTGCACGATCCAAGCGCGCGCGGTTACAACAGGTCTGCGCCAGCCAGTAACGCCCGCCCGGAAACCCTTATGGTCAAAGAACATATTCTTGTTGTTGATGATGATCCACAGATCACCTCGTTCTTGCAGAGGTATCTTGAGAAACAGGGTTGCCAGGTCACATGCGCGGCGGACGGCACTGCAATGGATGCGGTTCTGGCCCAT from Ruegeria sp. HKCCD4315 includes the following:
- a CDS encoding HEAT repeat domain-containing protein, with product MNIQTNTALRDEATGLFSEYAKSEYDVIRLRAIQALTTIGASNSLALIEALLDDDEDVRQDAAQALGALGVKEAAPQLLENLIHDPCGEVKLACVTALAELKAADAAPYLRTLVTGRGDEITWDEDELHQDEWDDWLDTQIAAIKALGQMGDAAAIEPIVVALMDEDGQELGDVACEALGRIGVPAVPTLGVFTQSSNRRLRHRALRTLATIGGEEAEGLLRKALNDKDGAVRLIAYEALMPNDPVLVEQALTDSVEEIRIAALNQSGLSEPELLDRMMRDPGAKVQMALIDRLDRSQPIADQEDLRWQVLDFLATGQQPEVSAQALGLLSALAPTLVADRLNALFSVESDDLKAERLQWAIVDALATSPLREAAEWLQRACRSPFRSVRLKAVASLALIVTDMDRPHVNQQQGRELLLSYALAPMPVAIEEEEKDAPLTDIAALQDAGLDVSEGGENGPTSSLGAILGHDAIAAEMTQEAAEDDVQPLSPREQALLAKATRHPKRRRVALDDDAEALERETRMSAIRLLGEIRGMQIMLAQIAKDPETDIAQHAFAALGVSIVRNGLELGEAQLVDLITQGLSHTDSTLSLQALKLLQKADLPPQDALRGKLRAMIKTGDTAFRIDAMHVLTQWDGTPDVARSLLDDISAPVRQAAMRLLSVTAPDQAGAAIVPFLLANPEQRILTYVKDDAPAVMSIGRQLLTELRDEDHRAEWPVMISALADLLGEPSRAA
- a CDS encoding plastocyanin/azurin family copper-binding protein — encoded protein: MTLSLKPCAAILALAFAPVAQAEDVPEVAVVHQIIDLNADTPAHTFRFEPNLLRVPAGATVRFKGSTGRHTVTSIIRMIPVGARSFEIRGKPEMDLTFEKEGVYGIRCRVHGRHGMVMLLVVGDPNSNLEEARAYLPKLGEAEQAGFEALFEQLENQNG
- the glp gene encoding gephyrin-like molybdotransferase Glp, whose protein sequence is MADGCACDRHAHMYLSVEQALNRGLAVSDPLTDTETLPLIQAIGRVLAEDCTSKVDMPAFDNSAMDGYAVRTHDLGDGPLFDLPVGGRIAAGDSGAHSAPLGSALRIFTGAPVPSDFDAVLMQEDCDVTENGIRFARRPKPGQHIRRVGEDLKAGAPILRRGCEITAREAAALASAGYGAVNVVRKLKVTIFSTGSELKQPGDDLGPGQIYNSNRYMLRALLDKPWIDLTDKGPVEDDPALLEQVLRDACETSDLIITTGGVSVGDEDHMPRLFEAIGGRTEVMKVAMKPGKPIMFGRRGDALYVGLPGNPVSAYVTWQIIGSQMMARRAGLHRAPQVPEQAVLAEPLQRRAGRQEYRPVQIEGFSADGAPRLRLMAPSYSGRVALLAQADGLAVIPAETETMSPGQGLGFLRF